In the genome of Pogona vitticeps strain Pit_001003342236 chromosome 13, PviZW2.1, whole genome shotgun sequence, the window ATTGTTTATGTAGTTAAATTGGCATTATCTGTGCAGAAGAAGAGGGAAGCCTCAGAAGTCTTGGGTGAAGCTTGAATGTTTGCAGAATTTGAAAAAGTGcacaggaggggggggaaggtgagGACACAATGAAGGAAGGACAACACGGAACAGCGCAATACCTTCTTGTAGTGCTCATCAGCCAAATAATGCTGATTGATGGGGTAGGCAGGGATGGAGAACTGGATGGGGAATGAAATGCAGGAGGATGCGTGAATGGGAGTATTCCATGCtgtcacattttgttgcagatctcACACGTAGCTTTGAAGTACCTGCTCAATATCCAGAACGCCATGTTCTAATTGCTCTTGTATAAGCAATAAACGGGAGCAATTGGAACATGTAGTTCCATGTACTTCACAAACAGCATTCATAAAGTTCTCCTATTGAACAGCCATCTGGAATATTTCACCTTCTTGCATTCTGATTTGCTTTTAGTCATTCTTGGCCCTGTGCCTCACTGCAtacaatgcataaataaatacaagaatatttattaacagattttaaaaaattgctcttCAGGCAAAAAGGATAAATTGTAAGGGCAAAtctgacagtggaaccagttacctcgggagttggtgagtgctccaacactggatgcaTTCGAGAaaacctgacagatatgctttgattatattcctgcattgagcagggggttggacttgatggccttgtaggccccttccaacttcacttttctatgattctatgaatcccaAGTTTTGGTCTGAACTAGAGCCGCCCCAGTTAAATAAGTGGGACTTGCAAACACTGAAGTAATTTCCATAGATCGAATTAGTCCACTTTACTGAGGCTCCCAAACTGGATTTTGGCCTGTAAGAGATACATCCCAGCAACACTGCTGGAGAATTCTCTGTTTCCTAGAAAAAAAGTAAAGAGGTAATCAGGAAAGTTTTCTCTACCATCCTGCTCACAATGAGTCACAGATTAAACTAGCTGCTCCAGGCATGACCAGGGTGCAATTCATGAACATGTAATGGACAAACATTCTCATCTTttagctgtaatttttttaaagctacatgCAGGTCATGCCAACCAAAGATCATGCAGTGCATGGGACAACTATCCTGCATAAAAGGAATCAAAAGAGCGGAAAGTGTATTCCTGAACTGCCTATTACTGGAATAGGGCCTGCTCCAGCTCCTTCCAGGATGTTCCTGGGTGAAGAAAGTTGTAGtttaaaacagcaacacagcCTGACATTGGAAATGCAAGATTGTTGTTTCAACTAGCATTTTATATGGCATGTATTTCTGTTAAGTACGTTGAGAAATCAGTCTTATACATTGGACCAAgtacagctgttttttttttaatcttgtgagAAATGAATGATAAGCTAGAACGGTTGAGAATCATTTTGGTTTATGATACTTCATTGGCTTAGGAAGAAGCCCAGTTGTCCCCAGGTTTGATAAAAGAATTAATCATTCTTGGAGCAggcctactgaaatcaatgggagaaATTAGTCTTGACTAACttaagtcccattaatttcaatgggacTTCAAGCAGGACTACATTGTGCAACCAATACCCTGTGGATGTAACACTAACTTTCGTTTCCTAAAAGAGCTTCTGGTTTGTTCAACCACTCTGCTGGCAGGTCAAGCTGacaggaaagaactgggcagaaTGTTCCATAAACTATAAGCCAGAATATTCAGAAATTCTGGTTTATTGTTTTTGCAAATGTAGCCTACATCAACATCGAAAACAGGAAAAACGCTAATGCTCTTGGTTATGGAGGGCAGGGAGGCAGttaaatttttttcttccaataaCTTCTCTTCCTTGTGTCAGAAGTAGGAAAGTGTGGCAAACATTATAGAAATAATATGCTTGCTTCTGAATATGTCCTGTAATAGTAACCCAATACTGGTCGCTGTTGTTGACATGAGGACAGCAAATTGAATACAGCTTTAGAACTGGAAAATACTTTTATTATAAAAATTAACAAagtatctatctatttatttatttgaattaaaatactTGTGCTTCACCTCTCTGTTTGTGaacaaaggcagcttacattaaaatcaaagttaaaataaatgcatCTTCAGGCGcaagaaacaaatttaaaattatgagAGATTGTAAAATGGTGGTTAATCTCTATACagtgaaatgcattaaaacagttAGACCACTCTCTCTTTCATCACACTCAGTATTCCTCATTCCCAGGAACATCCACCCTGCTAAGCAATTTTACAGCCGAGTTCAAGTAAGTGCTTGCCAAGCGGGGCTTCACCCTTCTTCTCCCTAGACAAGTATTCATTGAATAATGAAATTTCACAGAATGTGAGTCTATAAAAGGCGATGAAAAGATCCCAACAAAGAGTTCCATGAAATAGTAATTCACTCGCACACAAAAGGTCACGCataaaaaacaaagaggaaataTATTCACAGCCGTTCCAGTGTGTGGACATTCCAGAGGGCTTGAGTTTCTGTTCCATCTTCTTGCAACTTCTCAGATCTGCAAAGCAGAACGTGGTAAATCACTCTCGTTGCTCATTACTTTTGATATTTAGCTTGTAAGCTGCATGGAACTGCCTTTGGAGAGTGTCTGACCACTTCAGCTGGTTGGAAACATTACAGCCAGGGAACTTGTAACTTACTCCCCTCAGCTGGCGGACACTCCTTTGCaaagcacaattcaaaatgctggttataAACCATAAAGTTGTACACGACTTGGGTCCAGACTCATCTCCTGGGCATTAAGATCTACCGGAGGGGCCCTTCTCGTGGTACCACCACCTTCAGAGAGACATGTTCGGTGGAGATGTGAAGGCCTTCTCTGGGGCCTCTCCTTGGTGCTGTCACTCTTTGATGTAAGGCTAGGGTTGCCCCGCCTTCCCTGCTGTTCCTTCTCCAGCatgcaaagaatttttttttaatttaggcaAGCTTTCAGAAATGAATATCCTTCTGACAATAAGATTTAGCTGAAGTGCTGATTTTGCTTTGTTTGAGCAAGCATTTTGAGTATTTTAATTATGAGGATTTGATGCGCCCTATTTAGTTTTAACAGTATTTTAATActactgtggccaaaatccttttgcataagttttttttttccctcaggaGATTTTTGGTTATTAAAGACTTCTGCCTCCTATCCTGCAGCTACCATGCCTTTCATGTAATGATATGGATTATTTGTGAATTGGGCaagccacaggacagaaggaTGGCAcctttaattatcaaaaattcTTCCCAGCTGGTAACCACCATTCTTGTAGGCTCAACTTACACACAAAACTTTTTTCCAATAGCTTTAACTCTATTTTAGTGTTTGTAACTAACTGTGTTTTAATGCCACTATTTTCTATGTTTATGATATAAActgcttctggtcccaattctgggagaaagactgcatataaacaaattaaataactaaatactGTAAAAGAGCAGAATTTTCAAGTCTAGACTGCTGTCCATGTATAAAGCCAGGCGGGAGCTGAGAGAAGATGCAGTGGAAAGGAGAGGTAAGTGGGAACgccaggttacctacctgtaactgtagttgtTTGAGTGGACTTTTGTGattcacactatgggtaatcTGCACATGCGTGGAGCCTCGCCGGAATATTCTAGCGCTTCTGAGGTAGggaaggaaaatacattagcatagacccctcccccccagtaaatgtaccttggcaccaaggctctcccttcaatTAGGTCAACCGCCGCATAAAGAAAAGGacgtgacagtggggaggccagGTTGGGAcctgtgaatcacagaggtccactcaaaggaACTACAAttgcaggtaagtaacctgttcttcttctttgtggcctctgtgaatcacactctgggtgactaataagctgtcttacccggaggcagggtgtcacgccaaggccATGAAAAGGCCATGAACTGAGAAACAGTTTAGAAAAGGAAACAACGgaaaggtcgggggggggggacgcttcGGCCTTAAGGCTGGAGTGTATCCTTTGAaaataataaggataataataaataaatttcaataactttcctcctttcattttcagatttctcacagaagcaacgATTGAGGCTCTCAACgtgcggttgaaagaaactgaagggagagccttggcaccaaggtacatataccgggggggggaagggtctatgctaatatattttcctttgctaccacagaagctctagaatattctgacaaGGCTCCATGCATGCGCGGATTACCCATAGtgtaattcacagaggccacgaagaagaatccAGTGATCTGCCTTCTGCAATTGCCTCCTTCAACTATGTTTCATCCTTCCAGCCTGTCATCTGATGTTGACATTTTAGACTAttcacatgattttaaaaaatcttgcttaAACAAATAGATTTCGTTTTTAAAGAAACCTCTTCCGCAAAGCCCAGTCTGGTCTGGCATCTTGGTACCAATTTCTTCTCAAATGTTCCACTCCTGGATGCTGTTGACAGCTTGGCACATTCTGGTTGGGGGTTTCCCATGACCTGTGATGGATGGCCGCTCGATAAAGGGCACGCTGGATTAGGAAGGCCTTTGTTCTGATCCAGATACACATATACGCATGTGAACAATAATGGGGCAAGGAGAAGTGATGGCATTGCAGGGAAACTGGTGTAAGGATCCCATCGGGACACTGGGGCCCTACATGGCAGCTTCCCCTACAAAATAAAGGTGGCCACCTTAAGCACAGTTTTCAAGAAGAGCAAATAATGTAGCATGTCATTTACCCCATATACTTAAGGCTTGCTGATGTAATGCCCAGTGTGAGTGCAAGCGTTTCCCACACAGAGAGATCTGGGTATGTGGAAAGAACACAACTAGTCTCAGCTACTGCTACCTAAGGTCCCACTCTGAGGTTCACTGAGTCATAGGCAAATGCCTTCATCTGCTCCAGAGGCCTCCTCAGGATGGTCCGCAGCTCTTCATAATCTGGCTTCTCCTCATATTCCAAGGGCATCACTTGCTGCAGGTAACTCCGGACAGCTTCTGCAAAAAGGATCCAGGATATAAGGGAGAATGATGGAATCCTATAAGGAAACCTTTCTAGTATTGCCAAATGCTTAGGCCCCTGCCCTGAAGGCTGTGTGGTTAATTATATATGCATGACAGTAGGGCTCCCGTATCTGTGGGGAAGAAGTCCTAAGCCCCCACTGCGGAGGTGTGGAACCAGGGATTTTAGTGAGTCCATTAACGAGAGGGAGaggcgggggggaggggcaagaggaggaggtaaGTGAGTGTGTGCACTGAGGGCTAGGTTGCAGCAGTGATGATCAGGTATACCTGCAACCATAGATATTGGTTCCACAGATAAGGAGATCCTACTGTAGCAACATTTATATGTTCCCTTTCTTACAAGAAGCTCAGGGAGCTTTTCTTTTCCACCATTTTCCTtataacaaccctgtgatgtagatCTGGGTAAAAAAGAATGACTACCCCGAGGCTACCCAGTGAATTTCACAGTTCAGGATACCTAGAATTTCATTCTACTCACACTAGCTGTCTATTACAGGCTTTGAGGACCAAATACTAACTGCACTGAGAGGgtgtccacactggcataaaGATCGAAATAGGGACCGCTGATTTCAtggtttggattttaaaaagagacagtgTCTGCACATATTTCTACTTAAATTGATTAATTGCAACAGTAtagcaaatgtttaaaaatgcaatatgAAATAAAGGTAGCACTAAAAGTGTGGAGTGGTTCAAACAAAATGAATGTATTACTCTTTGTGCCACTAGACTTAAAAGACATCTGCTGGAAAATAGAGGTCTTTCTGCCCAATAAAATACAGGTAGCAATGAGGGCAGGCAAACTTTCTCAAGCAAGGGAATGCTATCACAGAGAAGGCACCTTCTCTTGTGACTGTCTACTCTACTTCTAATGATGTGAGAATATAAGAAGAACTTCAACAGGTGGCCTTAATAACTCGGCTTTCAATAGCAGAGATGTAAAGGCTCCTTTTTACATCCTCCAGTATTGAGTTCCATAATTTGCAGATCACAACAAGCTGTTCCATAAAACTGCGGGGTCACTGATACAGATTGAATCCAGAGGAAAGACGGAGGAGTGGCAAAATCCTTGCCTATTTCTGCATGTAAGAAAGTACCAGGCCCTAGAACGGCAGGGGTCTAAGCCTCTGATTACTGGTTTCCCCAagaacttaaatttttaaaactgaTCACAGCTTGACACATCCCCCAGTTCATTAGCTTCTCCAGTGGCTCACACATGGAAGCTTTCATCTCACTAAGAAAGCCCCTGCTGACTTGTCTCAGTAAGAACTCTGATAAATTGTCTATTTACTATGTAAGAAAGACAGACTTGTAAAATTTGTCAGAGCAAGCCATGTTGAGGAAATATTTAATAGCTAAGGGTGTAAGTAGAAAGAGAAGCTGGGGACCAACTTAGAAGCGGacagtttatgaatgtgacaGTTCAGAAGCAATTGTTCTAGAGCTGAAGTGGGCAAAGTGTGCCTCTGTAGATGGTGTTGGtcaacagctcccatcatccttcatcattagctatgctggctgaggaggGCTGGTGGGAACTGGAGCTGAACATTATCTGTACGGCTGCATTATAGTCTAGACAATGGGAGATGAGAACAACTCATCTAGACATCTCCCAGATGTattaaggcagaaaaaaaaataaaaaccctgaaACATGGGCCTGCCCCACACACTGGGCTTCTGTTTAGAGCCTTGATTTGGGCTCTGTGTAGATTAGTCAACTGGAGTGCATTTcaagtaaataataaaaagaaactcTGATGCAAGTGTTGGGTGCTTGCTATTTTAGAGTAAAGATTTCCATGACACTCCTTCTCAGGCAAATAATATGGTTTGCAGTTATGAACCGGATAAAAGTAAGACTGCCTTATTATGCTACACAAAACCCTCAAATGACAGCCTGAGTATAAATGTGACAAAAAAACCTTCTAAACAAATACATACCTGGAATTGCTGCCCAACCATGTGTCAGTTTTGGATGCTTGATAACATCTGATTTGTACCTACAgtaacagagacagagagaagtgaTTGTTCAaacaaaaaatgtggaaaaataagACTGAGCAGAGAATCCACTGGCATCCTTACTCATCTTTTTGCAAACCCACTAAAacagatcacagaatcataataCTGCAAGAGATATCTGAGGTCATtagtccaacccactgctgcATGCAGGCCCTGCTGTGTGGGATCCAATGCCATTATATTTGACAGATGGCTGTTAGTCTCTACTTAAATACTAACTGAGGACCTACCAGCTTCCAAGTTCTCCTAAACTTTAACTAAATTCTGTTTCCCTGTGATTTCCACCTGAAGGCTTTAAGTTATTTCCTCTGGAGGCATGAAGGATGCCCAAAGGGGAGAGATATTTCTCCTGACAACTAGACAATCATATTGTCCAAGATTGCAGGGGCACAATACCTGCCATGCTCCATGTCACTCAGCATCTTTCTGTGCCCAAGACTCAAAGCTATTTTGCCAGTCTAGGAAATAAGGAAACTCGATGGGAATTGCAGAGAGTGAAATGTCACATCTAGATTGAGAGAAGGCGCAGCATGGAATCGAGGAAGAGTCAAGCTCACTCTCTTTAAGGGCTCCAATGATAATGGGCAGAACTGACTGCAACTGCACATGCAGTTAGGGTTGAAAAAAACTGCTTTAGCTTTTACTGCTAATGGCTTTAATTTTTCCCCACCGTTTCATCCAGATGTACCAAGGGTTTCCTTTTCAGTCTCATGAGAATAGTGTGATGCCCATGCTAAAAAACAAGGACTTCTAGGCACAGCACAACacaatgcatgcacacacactcctacctctctttcttctccatgaCTACACCTGGATCCGTCAGATCCTCAGACCAGGGAAGAGACCCACACAGCCACTTCACCAGACAGTAACCCAAGGACTCAAGATCGCTCCGACGGGATGGTGCTGATAGggcatgaaaagaaaagacatacacaggaaaaaaaaacaccctttaaaGCCCAGTTCCAGCCTTATATTCCAGAAGAATAAGGGAGATGTTTTGTAGGTCAAAGGACCAACAAACAGGTTAGTGGGATCAGCTCTTGAACCATCACAGGTGCAAGGATAAGACAGAGCATGGAGCAGTTGagtcctcagccagcatggtcaagctcagaaaaaaaaatcagagggcagggcagggattaAACTAAAACCTCACatgacatatactgtacacaccaTATTCTATCTGACACATGAAGTTTCATGCTCAGGTTGCAAACCATGAAATCTCACCAGCTCCTTTATGGCTCTCCAGACTGATGAACTCCAAGGTGCCCTCATGACGAGTCCTGCTGCCCTCACGCTGAGAAACATGCACTCCTCCAGGGCTGTATCGGAAAGCAAAGCAGTAATTTGCCAGGGTGACCTGCAGGAAAAAGCAACAGTGCTCAACAGGGTGCTATGGTTACCAGTCAAGAGAAAGGTAACGTGCTACCAGCCAAGTCTAATCTTCAGCAGCTTTACCAAATGCCCTATGTCCTAACACCCTGATCAATGTCTCTTCAATATCTTGGAAGACATCACTGTCAGAACAGTTTTACTCAGCAGGTACCATAGTATCTTGTGGCTTCCCACAGTGACCTCCACTGTTCCACACAATAATAATCTCCCTGTAGCTTTCTTATTCCAGTTTGCCCAATAGGAAAGACATGTTTCTCCCCTAGCACTTATCTCAGATAGCTGACAGGAGAGCAAGATATTTATTTCCCAAATTGACTGGTTTACCCCTTAAAATACATATAAACTTGCAGCTTCCCATTTGAAGGAATAGTATGTTCTCCTGAGCACTCACTCATCAGCAAAGCATGTCCCTCATTTGTTCACATTCACAGTCCTTACCATGGCAAGATTGGCAGGATTCACATATATGTTCTCAGCAGTGATATCCCCATGGGTATACTCATTCTCATGAAGGTACTCCAGAACATCCAGCTAAAGAAAAGATTAAACCAGAGGAGGCATGTCACCAGTGGAATGTCTGCATTCCCACGGTCATTGACCCATGGACCAATTTTCCTTGAAATAGTTTCAGAAAGTGATGGGGGTGACGCTTTTGCCTTTTACAGTCTGAGATAAATAGCTGAAACATCCACTCACTATTCCAGTCTGATAAGAAGCGTTTTGCTTGTTTGAACAACACTACACACTATAAATCCATAGTCATCACTGGGCTGATGAGCAATATCTATAGAGGGCTGAATACTTGTTTTTAGCCCAAGAGCACATCAAACATTGGCTGAGAATAGAAGGACTCCTATATGTCCattctcacatgcacacacaacttTGGAGTCACTGAGAGATGGAAGGATGAAATCCTCCTTCCCCCACCATTGACACGGAGTgctgctttgctgctgccaatACCAGTGGCAACCCACATCTACTGTGGAAAGAATTGGAGGCACTGCACAGCACCGGATTCTAGTCCTGCTTCAGGAGAGCATCTGCTCTGTGGACCAAACTTGGCAGAATTACACCATCTTAATCTGACAGCCTCTTCTCCCCTGAAATATGACCAAATTAATAGAGTAGCTAAGAACACTGGTAGGGATAGGATGGCACTTGTATCCAAGTCACCTCTGTTCCAGTGGCATGGCAGTCACCCATAATATCCCAAGTAAGTTGCAAAATATATAGCTTGAGAGAATGCATCAACAGGTATTGTTGAGAAGCCCCCTCCCTCCgcttccccccttcttcttctttcctggtGTTCCATACCAGCCTGACTGCAAGCTGCAATGCAGCTTTCTGTGTCATCCTGTTTGCAGAATCATCCAGGTTGGACTGAAGAGAGCGACCCAAATCAGAGAAAACGAGGAACCTGCCAATCAAAGGAGACAATGCTGCAAATGAATTCTGCTATTAGTTAGAGATTTCAGCTAGTGTTCATCTGTTCCCTTTCCTCAGCTACCCCATCTATGTGTTTTTGTACTCCTCCTTCAGTCCTACTGATTGCTGAATAATAGTAAAAAACACCATTAATTAGGATGAGTGTGAAATGGAAATAATGCAGTTTATTTCAGTTGACCTTAGGGTCATGAACTTCCAAGAATTACTTGAGTCCACTCCCTGACTTGTTATATACAAAATTTATTATTATCAAAAGACTAGATGTGGGAAGGTGCATAGTAAAAAATGCAGCAACAAGGAAAGGCTAAGAAGAGAACGGCAGTACTGGACAAAAATATGTTAGTAAAATGACTGGGTATTTTTCCCTGCTGGAAAACAGGATAGCAAATGAGTGGAAACAACACCACATTGGGAAGAGTAACATAATGTAAGCATTGAAGTTAAAATGTTGCAGACAGAAAGTTAGGATATGTAGTGAAGTAAAGAAGAGGTGTACTATTTGATTCACTGTTCTAATCAATTATTCCTTACTTGCAAGGAGCTAAGATCATAGAAACAAGCTCATAAAATGTTTCagaactgtgggggggggggagagagaatatttgtgagttctctctctctgcaactcTTAGTACAAAGTTGAACCTTGACAGGGGTCAAGAAAGACACAGAAAGAGTGGTATAAAAGAAATCGGAAAGGACAGTCAAGAAAGTGCAAGATTGGTGGTGGAGAGATGGTGGCACTGGAGAAGCGAGGGTTGTGGGCACTAAAGAAAGAGGTGATGCAGGAATTCCCTAGTCACGACTGCCTCACCTGTAGCTGTCATAGAGGCCAAAACCAACGCAATCGGGGATCCCCAGCAATGGTACGGCATGCTGTTTCTTCCATttctccactgccatgggagACAAAATAGGAAAAATAGGAGAAATTTAGTAAACAAAGGGGGACTCTCCCAACTTTAATGTTAAACATTGGCATGAACAGTTTtattcattgttattattattattattaatcattcaTCATAGAATCGGTGTAGGGTTGGAAGgcaccttggaggtcttctagtccaacccctgcccaaggcaggagacctcatcccATCCCAGATGGATGACTgttcaatcttttcttgaaaacctccagcaatggggcacccacaacatcgggaggcaagctgttccactgcttcatggttcttaccatcaggaaattcgtccttatttccaggttggatcttcccttggttcttgtcctaccctcaggctcAATGGAGAATAAACTCCCATTATATTATCCTAAGGTGACAGTGAGTCTCTTTTAAAAGACTCACTCTGCTCTGATGAATCCTGACTTTGCTTCTCACCT includes:
- the VRK3 gene encoding serine/threonine-protein kinase VRK3, whose amino-acid sequence is MKRSRGRPKRRARPEPDGGAAPAAKTRPAGPDARMVSFCPHCGVNVEATFSFCPSCGNRLPVQEESMQISPSPSMTELSQDIRDHLQRSPAVKKVDTLSPSEDKAFVSFKESPPQKSVATPSPKEKAAPSAQSPRRKKTATVKPLLEGQILRDLNDKQWMLTKLLSESDHGLMYEAKSVSGASLAKQKYSLKLDARDGRIFNEQNFLQRAAKKVTVEKWKKQHAVPLLGIPDCVGFGLYDSYRFLVFSDLGRSLQSNLDDSANRMTQKAALQLAVRLLDVLEYLHENEYTHGDITAENIYVNPANLAMVTLANYCFAFRYSPGGVHVSQREGSRTRHEGTLEFISLESHKGAAPSRRSDLESLGYCLVKWLCGSLPWSEDLTDPGVVMEKKERYKSDVIKHPKLTHGWAAIPEAVRSYLQQVMPLEYEEKPDYEELRTILRRPLEQMKAFAYDSVNLRVGP